The Bacillota bacterium genomic sequence CCGTCCCTTTCCACCCCGCTGGACACGTCCACACCGGCGGGAAGGAGGTGATCCAGGGCTCGACCCACATTTTCGGGGGTCAACCCTCCCGCCACGATCACCGGCCTGGGCCACACGATGCTCTGGCCGCTCGCCCACTCCCAGGTGAGACCGGTTCCCCCACCCGCCCCGGCGGCGGTGTCGAGCAGAAAGTACTCGGCCAGATTGGCCAACCGCAGCGCCTGCTGTATCGATCGAACTGCCTCCGTCCTTCCCATCCCCACTGCCAGGATCAACTTGACGTCGGGCCGTAACCGGCGCAGTGCCGCCATCACGTCGCCGCGGTACCGCCCGTGCCACTGC encodes the following:
- a CDS encoding phosphoribosylanthranilate isomerase, producing the protein MGVLVKICGLTRGEEVDWAVEAGADAVGFVFHPLSRRRLDPEQARVLAARVPGGVTKVGVVDSPDLDGLLGLVDAVPLDAVQWHGRYRGDVMAALRRLRPDVKLILAVGMGRTEAVRSIQQALRLANLAEYFLLDTAAGAGGGTGLTWEWASGQSIVWPRPVIVAGGLTPENVGRALDHLLPAGVDVSSGVERDGVKDRHKVFGFVRAVRSWERTRGGGAVDE